The segment CGGTGTTTGGCAGCCTGTGGCTGGAGGTGCTCGACAGCAACGAAGGCAAGGAGCTGTCGACCTTCTGCCGCAAGTTCGAAGTACCGCTGCGCAAGGCACTGGAAAAGGCCGGCCGGCTGGTGGATGACGCCCGCCGCCCGCGCCTGCTGCTGACCTTCATCAGTGGCCGCCGGGTGTTCGTCGGCGTTGCTGAGGCTGATAATTCGGCGCTGTGGCCGATGGGTATCCCGCGCCTGAAATTCCCCCGCGAGGCACCCAGCCGTTCCACGCTCAAACTGGAAGAAGCCTGGCACCAGTTCATCCCGCGCGAGCAGTGGGAGCAGCGCCTGAACGACGACATGACCGGGGTCGACCTGGGCGCCTCCCCCGGCGGCTGGACCTACCAGCTGGTCAAGCGCGGCATGCTGGTTACCGCAATCGACAACGGCCCGATGGCCGAGAGCCTGATGGACACCGGCCTGGTCACCCACCTGATGGCCGACGGGTTCACCTGGAAGCCCAAGCAGACCGTGGACTGGATGGTCTGCGACATCGTCGAAAAGCCCGCGCGCACTGCGTCGCTGATCGACACCTGGCTGGGCGAGGGGCTGTGCCGCGAGGCGGTGGTCAACCTCAAGCTGCCGATGAAGCAGCGCCACGCCGAGGTACGCAAGCTGCTCGAGCGCATGGAAGAAGGCTTCAAGGCGCGCAAGGTGAAGGTGTCGATTGCCTGCAAGCAGCTGTATCACGACCGCGAGGAAGTGACCTGCCACCTGCGCCGGCTTGACCTTAAACCGCGCTGAGGCTGATCGCCTGTAGGAGCCGGCTTGCCGGCGATTGGGCTGCACCCCGATCGCCCCCATAATGAACCCCGAACCCAGCGGAGCCACCATGACCGACTTCACCCACGACGCCATCCTCGACGCTACCGGCCTGAACTGCCCGGAGCCGGTGATGATGCTGCACAAGCACGTGCGCGAGCTGAGCGCCGGCGGCGTGCTCAAGGTGATCGCCACCGACCCCTCGACCCGCCGCGACATCCCCAAGTTCTGCATCTTCCTCGGCCACGAGTTGCTCGGCCAGCAGGAAGAGGCCGGCACCTACCTGTACTGGATCCGCAAGAAGGCCGACTGAGCCGCCGGTGATCGCGCTACACTGCGCTCCCCAGACAGGAGAGCGCCATGCTGATAGTTGCCGACGAGAATATCCCGCTGCTCGATGCCTTCTTCGCCGGGTTCGGTGAAGTGCGCCGCTACCCCGGCCGGGCCATCGACGCCGCCTGCGTGAAGGACGCCGACGTGCTGCTGGTGCGTTCGGTGACCCGCGTGGACCGGCAGCTGCTGCAAGGCAGCCGGGTACGTTTCGTCGGCACCTGCACCATCGGCACCGACCACCTCGACCTCGACTACTTTGCCCAGGCGCGCATCCAGTGGAGCAGCGCCCCCGGCTGCAATGCCCGCGGCGTGGTCGACTACGTGCTGGGCAGCCTGCTGACCCTGGCCGAACTTGAGGGCGCCGACCTGAGCCGCAAGGTGTATGGCGTGGTCGGTGCCGGCGAAGTGGGCGGGCGCCTGGTGCGGGTGCTGCACGGCCTGGGCTGGAAAGTGCTGGTATGCGACCCGGTGCGCCAGGCGGCCGAAGGCGGCGATTTCGTCAGCCTCGACACGCTGCTTGAGCAATGCGACGTGATCAGCCTGCACACTCCGCTGCAGCGCGGTGGTGAGCACCCCACCTGGCATCTGCTCGATGCCCGGCGCCTGGCGCGCCTGCGCAGTGGGGCATGGCTGCTCAACGCCAGCCGTGGCCCGGTGGTGGACAACGCCGCCCTGCGTGCGCTGCTGCTGGCCCGTGAAGATGTGCACGCGGTGCTGGATGTGTGGGAGGGCGAGCCGCAGGTGGACCTGCAGCTGGCCGACCTGTGCACCCTGGCCACCCCGCATATCGCCGGCTACAGCCTGGATGGCAAGCAGCGCGGTACTGCGCAGATCTATCAGGCGCTGTGCCGGGTGCTGGGCCAACCGGCCACCGTGCAGTTGGCCGACCTGCTGCCGGCCCCGGCGTTGGCGCAGATCGAACTGCACGCCGAGGCCGACCCGGCCTGGGCGCTGGCCACCCTGTGCCGGGCGGTGTACGACCCGCGTCGAGACGATGCGGATTTTCGCCGCAGCCTGGGTGACGACCCGGCCAAGCAACGTGCGGCGTTCGACCAGTTGCGCAAGCATTACCCGGTACGCCGGGAAATCGAAGGGCTTGCCGTGCGCCTGCGCGGCGAAGCGCCGCAGCTGGCGCAGGTGGTGAGTGCCCTGGGGGCGGTATTGGCCTGAGCACACAGATGTCAGGCGCTGTACCTGTAGGAGCCGGCTTGCCGGCGATAGGGCCAGGCCTGCAAACCAGCCAGCCGGCCATTTTTGCGCCGGGGCTTGGGGCCTCATCGCCGGCAAGCCGGCTCCTACAGGGTTAGCCTGATGTCCACAAAACCCAGGCAAATAAAAACCCGGCGCAAGCGCCGGGTCGCAAGGCATTCTGTGGTCAGCCCTTCTGGACTTTCTTCACCCGGCTCGCTTCGAGCTCTTTGCAGGCTTTCTGGATCATCTGCTCGGTGATTGGCACTTCGCGCCCCTGGGCGTCGATGATCGAACCGCACACCTGGGGTTGCGGGCGCTGGGTGGTGGTGTCGTTGCTGTGTTGCAAGCTCATGTCCTGTCTCCTCATCAGGTTCAAGCTCAAGGGTACTGCGGCGCCATGACTGGCCTGTTACAACTCCCTGGCGGGCCTTGGCCAATACAGTCCACCAGAAAGCGCGGCAAAGCTCCAGCGGCCCATTAGAACGAATGAGCATAGGTGCCAGCGCTGGCGCACCAGTCCCTTGATGCGACGTTCGCCGCCGGGCGCAGGTTCCGCCAGGGGCGACCAGTGGTAGGCTTGGTACCCGTTCCCCGCCAGATGCCCGCCACCATGCCCGACCCGGTTTCCCCTCGCCAGCGCCGCGCCTTGCGCCTGAGCTGGCAGTTCATTCGCCCGTATCGTCGCCAGGCTTTGCTGGCCTTGCTGGCACTGGTGGTGACCGCCGCCATTACGCTGTCCATGGGGCAGGGCATCCGCCTGCTGGTCGACCAGGGCTTCATGACCGGCTCGGCGCACCAGCTCAACCAGACCATCGGCCTGTTCATGGTGCTGGTGCTGGCGCTGGCAGTGGGCACCTTCGCGCGCTTTTACCTGGTGTCGTGGATCGGCGAGCGTTGCGTGGCCGATATACGCCGCGCGGTGTTCGACCACCTGCTGGGCCTGCACCCGGGGTTTTTCGAGGATAACCGCAGCTCGGAGATCCAGTCGCGGCTGACCGCCGACACCACGCTGCTGCAGTCGGTGATCGGCTCGTCGCTGTCGATGTTCCTGCGCAATGCGCTGATGGTGATCGGTGGGGTGATTCTGCTGTTCGTCACCAACCCTAAGCTGACCGCCATCGTGGTGCTGGCCCTGCCACTGGTGCTGGCGCCGATCCTGCTGTTTGGCCGGCGGGCGCGCAGCCTGTCGCGGCAAAGCCAGGACCGGGTAGCCGATGTGGGCAGCTACGTGGCCGAGACCCTGGGCCAGATCAAGACCGTGCAGACCTACAACCACGAAGCACGCGACCGCCTGTTGTTCGCCGATACCGTGGAGGCCGCGTTCACTGTGGCGCGGCGGCGCATCACCCAGCGCGCCTGGCTGATTACTCTGGTGATCGTGCTGGTACTCGGGGCGGTGGCGGTGATGCTTTGGGTGGGCGGCACGGATGTGATCGCCGGGCGGATTTCCGGGGGCGAGCTTGCGGCATTCGTGTTTTACAGCCTGATCGTCGGCAGTGCCTTCGGCACCCTCAGCGAGGTGATCGGTGAGCTGCAACGCGCCGCAGGCGCCGCCGAACGCATCGCCGAACTGCTGGCGGCGCAGAGCGATATCCTAGCGCCGGCCACGCCTTTGGCCATGGCCCGTGCCCGTGGCCAGATCGAGCTGCGCGATGTGCGCTTTGCCTACCCGTCGCGGCCTGGGGTGGCGGCCATCGATGGCTTGAGCCTGCTGGTGCAGCCTGGCCAGACGGTGGCCCTGGTGGGCCCCTCAGGGGCCGGCAAGTCGACCCTGTTCGACCTGCTGCTGCGCTTTTACGACCCGCAGTCGGGCAGCATCCTGCTCGATGGCCAGGTGATCAGCGAGCTGTCGCCGGCAGCGCTGCGTGCCCAGTTCGCCCTGGTGGCCCAGCAGCCGGCGCTGTTTCGCGGCACGGTCGAGGCCAATATCCGCTACGGCCGCCCCGAGGCGAGCCTCGCCGAGGTCGAGTCCGCCGCGCGCAGCGCGCATGCCCATGAGTTCATCGCGCAATTGCCCCAGGGCTACCAGACGCCGCTGGGCGAGGGTGGGGTAGGGCTGTCCGGTGGTCAGCGTCAGCGCTTGGCGATTGCCCGGGCATTGTTGGTGGATGCGCCGATCTTGCTGCTGGACGAGGCCACCAGTGCGCTGGATGCGCAAAGCGAGCACCTGATTCAACAAGCGTTGCCGCAACTGATGGCCGGGCGCACCACCCTGGTGATCGCCCACCGCCTGGCCACGGTGCAGCACGCCGACCGTATCGCGGTGATCGACCAGGGGCGGTTGGTGGCGGTGGGCACGCACCGTCAGCTGATCGAAGAAAGCCCGCTGTACGCGCGGTTGGCGGCGTTGCAGTTCAACAGCGATATCGCCTGAATGGATTCACCCCTGGGGGCGGCAGCTATGGCGCCGTCGGCAGGGGCAGATTGCCTTCAACCTGTAACAATTCTGTAGCAATTGCCTGAGAGTATCTGCCTCAGCTGTTGCGTATGTGCTCGACCTGGCTGCCTTCGAACGATGGCAGCTTTTTTTTGGCCTGCGAACGAGGACAAGGATGTCTTAGTCGGCGCTGCCTCGGCGCGTCGTTCCTTTAATTCCTTGTTCCGAGACCTGCAATGTTGCGTAAATCCCTTCGCGTACAAATTCTCACCTTGCTGGGCGGCAGCCTGGCGGCGATGTTGCTGATCGCCCTGGTGTGCTTCCAGTTTTTGTCTTCCAGCGTGCGTGGCTACGCCGAGCTGGTGGATGGGCCGCTGCGCGCCTCGCAGTTGATCGACGAGGCCAACCTGCAGTTCAAGATCCAGGTGCAGGAATGGAAAAACGTGCTGCTGCGTGGCCGCCAGCCGGCCGAGCTGGACAAGTACTGGCAGCAGTTCCAGGCCCGTGAGCAGCAGGTGCAGCAGTTGCTCGGGCAGTTGGCCGACAACAGCAGCCCGGCGATGAAGGCGCCGCTGGAGCAACTGCGCGACAGCCACCGGCAACTGGGTGTGGCCTACGAGCGTGGGCGCCAGGCCTTCGTTGCCGCCGGTGGTGACCCGGTGGCGGGGGATGCCGCGGTCAAGGGCGTGGACCGCGCCGCCAGCGAGCAGATGAGCGCGCTGGTGGAGCAGTTGCGCGCCGATGCCCGTGGCCGCGCCGCAGACATCAGCGCCAACGCCGAGCGCACGGTGTGGCTGGGTGTGCTGGTGATGCTGGGGTCTGCGTTACTGGTGGGGCTGTTCAGCCTGTGGCTGGTGAACCGCAGCCTGGTGGAGCCGATCCGCCAGTTGATCGAGTACGTGGCCCAGCTCAGCCAGGGGCGCTTCGCTGCGCGTGTCGACAGCCGCCGCGAGGACGAGCTGGGGCGCCTGGCGTTGGCGGCCAACACCTTGCGCGACTTTTTGGCTGACACCGTCGGCCGGCTCAAGGACAACGCCGAGGAGCTGGAAAGCGCCAGTGGCCAGCTGCGCAGCATCGCCGGCGATATGGCCAATGGTACCCACGACCAGTTTCAGCGTACCGACCAGGTGGCCACGGCCATGCACGAGATGTCGGCCACCGCGCAAGAGGTCGCACGCCATGCTGCCGAGGCGGCGCGGGCGGCGGATGACGCCGACCACAGCGCCCAGGCCGGCGAGCAGGTGATGCAGCAGACCATTGACATCATC is part of the Pseudomonas fakonensis genome and harbors:
- the rlmM gene encoding 23S rRNA (cytidine(2498)-2'-O)-methyltransferase RlmM; the encoded protein is MNTLFMHCRPGFEGEVCAEISEHAAILGVPGYAKGKPQSACAEFVCSEPDGAERLMHERRFAQLIFPRQWARGLYVELPETDRISVLLEHLAELPVFGSLWLEVLDSNEGKELSTFCRKFEVPLRKALEKAGRLVDDARRPRLLLTFISGRRVFVGVAEADNSALWPMGIPRLKFPREAPSRSTLKLEEAWHQFIPREQWEQRLNDDMTGVDLGASPGGWTYQLVKRGMLVTAIDNGPMAESLMDTGLVTHLMADGFTWKPKQTVDWMVCDIVEKPARTASLIDTWLGEGLCREAVVNLKLPMKQRHAEVRKLLERMEEGFKARKVKVSIACKQLYHDREEVTCHLRRLDLKPR
- the tusA gene encoding sulfurtransferase TusA, with the translated sequence MTDFTHDAILDATGLNCPEPVMMLHKHVRELSAGGVLKVIATDPSTRRDIPKFCIFLGHELLGQQEEAGTYLYWIRKKAD
- the pdxB gene encoding 4-phosphoerythronate dehydrogenase PdxB, with product MLIVADENIPLLDAFFAGFGEVRRYPGRAIDAACVKDADVLLVRSVTRVDRQLLQGSRVRFVGTCTIGTDHLDLDYFAQARIQWSSAPGCNARGVVDYVLGSLLTLAELEGADLSRKVYGVVGAGEVGGRLVRVLHGLGWKVLVCDPVRQAAEGGDFVSLDTLLEQCDVISLHTPLQRGGEHPTWHLLDARRLARLRSGAWLLNASRGPVVDNAALRALLLAREDVHAVLDVWEGEPQVDLQLADLCTLATPHIAGYSLDGKQRGTAQIYQALCRVLGQPATVQLADLLPAPALAQIELHAEADPAWALATLCRAVYDPRRDDADFRRSLGDDPAKQRAAFDQLRKHYPVRREIEGLAVRLRGEAPQLAQVVSALGAVLA
- a CDS encoding PA1571 family protein, with the translated sequence MSLQHSNDTTTQRPQPQVCGSIIDAQGREVPITEQMIQKACKELEASRVKKVQKG
- a CDS encoding ABC transporter transmembrane domain-containing protein — protein: MPDPVSPRQRRALRLSWQFIRPYRRQALLALLALVVTAAITLSMGQGIRLLVDQGFMTGSAHQLNQTIGLFMVLVLALAVGTFARFYLVSWIGERCVADIRRAVFDHLLGLHPGFFEDNRSSEIQSRLTADTTLLQSVIGSSLSMFLRNALMVIGGVILLFVTNPKLTAIVVLALPLVLAPILLFGRRARSLSRQSQDRVADVGSYVAETLGQIKTVQTYNHEARDRLLFADTVEAAFTVARRRITQRAWLITLVIVLVLGAVAVMLWVGGTDVIAGRISGGELAAFVFYSLIVGSAFGTLSEVIGELQRAAGAAERIAELLAAQSDILAPATPLAMARARGQIELRDVRFAYPSRPGVAAIDGLSLLVQPGQTVALVGPSGAGKSTLFDLLLRFYDPQSGSILLDGQVISELSPAALRAQFALVAQQPALFRGTVEANIRYGRPEASLAEVESAARSAHAHEFIAQLPQGYQTPLGEGGVGLSGGQRQRLAIARALLVDAPILLLDEATSALDAQSEHLIQQALPQLMAGRTTLVIAHRLATVQHADRIAVIDQGRLVAVGTHRQLIEESPLYARLAALQFNSDIA